Proteins found in one Miscanthus floridulus cultivar M001 chromosome 4, ASM1932011v1, whole genome shotgun sequence genomic segment:
- the LOC136551199 gene encoding MDIS1-interacting receptor like kinase 2-like produces the protein MHQGRHASPVVTNISLPKAGVDGRLGELNFSALLFLTHIDLSFNSLHGEIPAVIASLLPVLSYLHLSHNWLHGQIPCNMLSGPLPQEFAYLTNLTWLSLANNSFTGALPSDVCKGENLIVFHVAANMFTGPIPRSLETCTSLMSVVLQSNQITGDISNFGPYPHLFYANFARNNVRGHLSKSWASSINLTFFSVEENMITGSLPPEFLNLVKLEVLLLSTNNLTGEIPPELSKLPNLYQLSLSSNQFSGNIPPEFGQMSELRYLDLSVNKLSGSIPQELGNCTKLESLMVNHNNLSGDLPTTIGSMVNLQVVLDVSNNKLTGELPTQLGNLMMLEVLNISHNEFSGFIPSSFGSMASLSTLDVSYNDLEGPLPSGRLFHNASIIWFLHNKGLCGTLSGLPICSSSSIIKYHKARVHSLVLLISITVCVVIVLAFFSVVMILQKMKRPPVVMITNTRDVLSVWNFDGKLVFEDITGATEKFSDRYIIGSGGYSTVYKAQLQGERLVAVKKLHQTEEKISDEKRFLSEIEVLTTIRHRSIVKLYGYCSHPRYKFLVYDYIDRGNLHGILENEELAKELDWQKRVTMARDVAQAIYYLHHECNPPIIHRDIKSNNILLDAAFKAYVSDFGIARILKPDSSNWSELAGTYGYIAPELSYTSVVTTKCDVYSFGVVALEIVMGRYPRELQTFASIGEHHELAVEDMLDQRPSSPTTVEQEEIAQLVEVAFSCLKTSPRSRPEMQEVYMKLSHHYPSYASATPSHAVTLEVVDEV, from the exons ATGCACCAGGGGCGACATGCTTCTCCGGTGGTGACCAACATCTCCTTGCCAAAAGCCGGCGTCGATGGCCGCCTCGGTGAGCTCAATTTCTCAGCACTCCTGTTCCTCACACACATCGACCTCAGCTTCAACAGCCTTCATGGAGAAATCCCGGCGGTCATTGCCTCCTTGCTACCAGTGCTCTCCTACCTTCATCTTAGCCACAACTGGCTCCATGGACAGATTCCAT GTAACATGTTGTCAGGTCCATTGCCTCAAGAGTTCGCTTATCttacaaacttaacttggttaaGTCTTGCCAACAACTCTTTCACAGGGGCATTGCCCTCTGATGTCTGCAAAGGGGAGAATCTCATAGTGTTCCATGTTGCTGCAAACATGTTCACTGGGCCTATTCCTAGAAGCCTGGAAACATGCACAAGCCTGATGAGTGTTGTCCTCCAATCCAATCAAATAACCGGTGATATATCCAACTTTGGGCCCTACCCACACCTTTTTTATGCAAACTTTGCAAGAAATAACGTCCGTGGACACTTGTCGAAATCCTGGGCATCAAGCATCAATTTAACCTTTTTTTCTGTGGAAGAAAACATGATAACTGGAAGCTTGCCACCAGAATTCTTGAACCTAGTAAAATTGGAGGTACTTCTTCTCAGCACAAACAACCTAACAGGCGAAATACCACCAGAATTAAGCAAACTACCGAATCTGTATCAACTCAGCTTATCAAGTAACCAGTTCTCAGGAAATATACCGCCTGAATTTGGTCAGATGAGTGAACTGAGATATCTTGATTTATCAGTGAATAAGTTGAGCGGGTCAATTCCACAAGAGCTTGGGAATTGCACTAAGCTAGAATCCTTGATGGTTAACCATAACAACTTGAGTGGAGATTTGCCAACGACCATTGGTAGTATGGTAAACCTGcaagttgtgttggatgtcagcAACAATAAACTCACTGGTGAGCTACCCACACAGCTGGGGAACTTGATGATGCTGGAGGTCTTGAATATTTCCCACAATGAATTTAGTGGATTCATACCTTCCTCCTTTGGCAGCATGGCAAGTCTATCAACACTTGATGTGTCTTACAACGACTTGGAAGGGCCCCTTCCATCAGGACGACTATTTCACAATGCTTCAATAATATGGTTCCTCCACAACAAAGGTCTATGTGGTACCCTCTCTGGCCTGCCAATATGCTCTTCAAGTTCAATAATAAAATATCACAAAGCAAGAGTACACAGCTTGGTGCTATTGATTTCTATCACTGTGTGCGTTGTTATCGTCCTTGCATTTTTTTCTGTAGTTATGATTCTTCAAAAAATGAAAAGACCACCAGTGGTTATGATTACAAATACAAGAGATGTTCTCTCAGTGTGGAATTTCGACGGGAAGCTAGTGTTTGAGGATATCACTGGAGCAACAGAAAAATTCAGTGATAGGTACATCATTGGTTCAGGGGGTTATAGCACTGTCTACAAAGCACAGCTTCAAGGGGAGCGATTGGTTGCAGTGAAAAAGCTTCACCAAACTGAAGAAAAGATTAGTGATGAAAAGAGATTCCTTAGTGAAATTGAAGTCCTGACAACAATTCGGCATAGAAGCATCGTAAAACTATATGGGTATTGCTCTCATCCAAGGTACAAATTTCTAGTATATGATTACATTGATAGAGGAAACCTTCATGGTATCTTGGAAAATGAGGAACTTGCAAAGGAGTTAGACTGGCAGAAGCGAGTTACCATGGCACGAGATGTTGCTCAAGCTATCTACTACTTGCACCATGAATGCAACCCACCAATTATCCATCGTGATataaaaagtaataacatcttGCTAGATGCAGCTTTCAAGGCTTATGTTTCAGATTTCGGAATCGCAAGGATTCTAAAACCCGATTCGTCTAATTGGAGTGAATTAGCTGGAACATATGGTTATATAGCCCCAG AGCTTTCATACACATCAGTAGTGACGACAAAATGTGATGTCTACAGCTTTGGCGTGGTTGCCCTGGAGATTGTGATGGGGAGATACCCAAGGGAGCTGCAGACCTTTGCTTCCATCGGAGAGCATCATGAGCTTGCAGTGGAGGACATGCTGGACCAGCGCCCATCATCACCAACAACGGTGGAGCAGGAAGAAATTGCTCAGCTTGTTGAAGTGGCATTTTCATGCCTGAAAACTTCACCTCGGTCAAGACCAGAAATGCAGGAAGTCTATATGAAACTGAGTCACCACTACCCATCGTATGCTTCTGCAACACCTTCTCATGCAGTTACACTAGAAGTAGTGGATGAAGTGTAA